A window of the bacterium genome harbors these coding sequences:
- a CDS encoding MoaD/ThiS family protein — protein MSIKIRIPTPLQNLTKNQTEVECSGADIADLVNNLDKEYPGIKTRLCDENGKVRRFINFFVNDQDIRFLQGDKTKLNDGDVVSIIPAIAGGENPPLAV, from the coding sequence ATGAGTATAAAAATAAGAATACCGACACCGCTGCAGAATCTCACAAAAAACCAGACAGAAGTTGAATGCAGTGGGGCTGATATCGCGGATTTAGTAAATAATCTTGATAAGGAATATCCCGGAATAAAAACAAGATTATGTGATGAAAACGGGAAAGTCCGGAGATTTATAAATTTTTTTGTCAACGACCAGGACATACGGTTTTTACAGGGGGATAAGACCAAGTTAAATGACGGGGATGTAGTATCGATTATCCCGGCGATCGCGGGAGGAGAAAACCCGCCTTTAGCGGTTTAA
- a CDS encoding M67 family metallopeptidase, producing MIKQKFIDQLINHAKKGYPEEVCGIIAGKEGSVLKIYEMANVSKTPETFYFMEPEEQFKVLKDIRNSGIEMLGIYHSHPASKAHPSEEDCRMCFYPDAFYMIISLKDFDKPEIGVFRVNGENITEERVDIK from the coding sequence GTGATTAAACAGAAGTTTATTGACCAGTTGATAAATCACGCAAAAAAAGGGTATCCTGAAGAGGTTTGCGGGATTATCGCGGGAAAAGAAGGTTCGGTTTTAAAGATATATGAAATGGCAAATGTTTCGAAAACGCCGGAAACATTTTATTTTATGGAACCCGAAGAGCAGTTTAAGGTGTTAAAGGATATCCGTAATTCCGGAATAGAGATGCTTGGGATATACCATTCACACCCGGCTTCAAAGGCGCATCCTTCAGAAGAAGACTGCAGGATGTGTTTTTATCCCGATGCGTTTTATATGATAATTTCACTCAAGGATTTTGATAAACCGGAAATAGGGGTTTTCAGGGTAAACGGGGAAAATATTACTGAAGAAAGGGTGGATATAAAATGA
- a CDS encoding PIN domain nuclease, which produces MVLIDTSIWVDFFQYPESSYTERLENLIKDNNKAVICGIIIQEVLQGIKDEKSYLATKERLSKFPFIVTNRESYFFASSLYRSLRNKGITVPPVDVTIASIAILNKIPFFTKDSHFSIIAKYADLELY; this is translated from the coding sequence ATGGTTCTAATTGATACGTCAATTTGGGTGGATTTTTTTCAATATCCTGAATCATCTTATACGGAAAGACTGGAAAACCTGATAAAAGATAACAACAAAGCAGTAATATGCGGCATTATAATTCAGGAAGTGCTCCAGGGAATAAAAGATGAAAAGAGTTATCTTGCTACAAAAGAAAGATTATCCAAATTCCCATTTATCGTGACAAATAGAGAAAGTTATTTTTTTGCCTCTTCTCTTTACCGGTCATTAAGGAATAAAGGTATAACTGTTCCCCCCGTTGATGTTACTATTGCTTCTATTGCAATACTTAACAAAATTCCATTTTTTACAAAAGACAGCCATTTTAGCATAATAGCAAAATATGCAGATTTAGAATTATATTAA
- a CDS encoding formylglycine-generating enzyme family protein, translating into MKYKAVYLFLIFILIFKLKVFAEDKTGNLSKLISPPPARTAMILIPAGEFIMGYNDGNSDENPEHKVYLDAFYMDKYEVSNKDYQKFIRETDYPAPEFWYSKEYKNFNKPDHPVVGVSFEDAFNYALWAKKRLPTEAEWEKACRGDSSFLYPWGDKKPDKSLGNFCSEATVDSKSFPEGVSPYGIYNMLGNVWEWCSDWYDENYYKSAPYQNPSSPKITGRRVLRGGSFLCSLDILRATLRGYADPKDKAVYYGFRCAKDVK; encoded by the coding sequence ATGAAATACAAAGCGGTTTATCTTTTTTTAATATTTATTTTAATTTTTAAATTAAAGGTTTTTGCTGAAGATAAAACGGGTAATTTATCAAAACTTATCTCTCCGCCGCCTGCGCGCACGGCAATGATTTTAATCCCGGCAGGGGAATTTATAATGGGATATAACGATGGGAATTCCGATGAAAATCCGGAGCATAAAGTTTACCTGGACGCGTTTTATATGGATAAATACGAGGTTAGTAATAAAGATTACCAGAAATTTATAAGAGAAACTGATTATCCCGCTCCTGAATTCTGGTATAGCAAGGAATACAAAAATTTTAATAAACCCGACCATCCGGTAGTAGGTGTGAGCTTTGAAGACGCGTTTAATTACGCCTTATGGGCGAAAAAAAGGCTGCCAACAGAGGCCGAGTGGGAAAAAGCCTGCAGGGGAGACAGCAGTTTTTTATATCCATGGGGAGATAAAAAACCTGACAAAAGCCTGGGAAATTTTTGCAGTGAGGCTACCGTGGATTCAAAGTCCTTTCCGGAAGGTGTAAGCCCATACGGCATTTATAACATGCTTGGAAATGTATGGGAATGGTGCAGTGACTGGTATGATGAAAATTATTATAAATCAGCCCCCTATCAGAATCCATCCAGCCCGAAGATTACAGGCCGCCGTGTTTTGCGCGGAGGTTCATTCCTTTGCTCATTAGATATTTTGAGGGCCACCCTCCGTGGATATGCCGACCCAAAAGACAAAGCCGTTTATTATGGTTTCCGCTGCGCGAAAGATGTGAAATAA
- the moeB gene encoding molybdopterin-synthase adenylyltransferase MoeB — MDLTEKQIERYSRQIILSEVGGAGQKKLLSAKVLIIGCGGLGSPCAYYLASAGIGTIGLVDGDTVELNNLQRQIIHFTKDVGKLKAESAREKLQAINPDINVVTYPVRVTSENILNVIKDYDIIVDGSDNFPTRYLVNDACVISKKPFSHAGILRFEGQAITIIPGKGPCYRCLFPDPPPPGMVPSCQQAGILGAVAGILGEIQATEVLKFILGKGDLLTGKLLVFNALKMDFRKLNIPENPECPICGKNPTITKLIDYELFCSGR, encoded by the coding sequence ATGGATTTAACAGAAAAACAGATTGAACGTTACAGCAGGCAGATAATTTTGTCCGAAGTCGGCGGCGCGGGGCAGAAGAAATTGCTTTCCGCGAAGGTCTTGATAATCGGCTGCGGCGGGCTTGGTTCTCCATGTGCGTATTATCTGGCAAGCGCGGGAATCGGGACAATCGGATTGGTTGATGGTGACACGGTTGAATTAAACAATCTCCAGCGCCAGATTATTCATTTTACAAAGGATGTCGGCAAGTTAAAGGCGGAATCAGCCAGGGAAAAATTACAGGCCATTAATCCCGATATTAATGTGGTTACTTATCCTGTAAGGGTTACATCTGAAAATATTTTGAATGTCATAAAAGATTATGACATTATTGTTGACGGGAGTGATAATTTCCCCACACGATACCTCGTTAACGATGCGTGTGTGATTTCTAAAAAGCCTTTTTCTCACGCGGGTATTTTGCGGTTTGAAGGCCAGGCCATTACAATAATACCAGGTAAAGGTCCCTGCTACCGCTGTCTTTTCCCCGACCCGCCACCCCCGGGAATGGTCCCGTCATGCCAGCAGGCCGGGATTTTGGGAGCGGTCGCGGGAATACTGGGCGAGATACAGGCGACGGAAGTATTAAAATTCATTTTGGGGAAAGGGGATTTGTTGACCGGGAAGCTCCTTGTGTTTAACGCGCTGAAAATGGATTTCAGAAAACTTAATATACCGGAAAATCCGGAATGCCCTATTTGCGGGAAAAACCCCACAATAACAAAATTGATTGATTACGAGCTTTTCTGCAGTGGACGTTAA
- the cysK gene encoding cysteine synthase A, producing MNEKSKKSGEKISDSVLDLIFNTPIVRLNKIAGNDSAKVYAKLESYSPGGSVKDRIALNMIEEAEKNGRLKPGDIIIEPTSGNTGIGLALICAVKGYKCILTMPESMSVERMSILKTFGAELVLTQASEGMRGAVKKAEEIFNNTKNAFMPQQFKNPANPDVHRKTTAQEILQAMRGAFDAFVAGVGTGGTITGVGEILRREYPDIKIIAVEPENSAVLSGRNPGPHKIQGIGPGFIPEILNRKIIDEIFTVADKDAYNTAQKLAKEEGIFCGISSGAACFVALNMAKKLGRNKKVVVVFPDTGERYFSMQQYFEM from the coding sequence ATGAACGAAAAATCTAAGAAGTCGGGAGAAAAAATTTCTGATAGTGTCCTGGATTTAATTTTTAATACACCTATTGTTAGATTAAACAAAATTGCCGGTAATGATTCAGCTAAAGTTTACGCAAAACTGGAATCTTATTCTCCAGGCGGGAGCGTTAAAGACAGGATCGCGTTGAATATGATTGAAGAGGCGGAAAAAAACGGCAGGCTCAAACCCGGGGATATTATTATTGAACCAACGAGCGGCAATACAGGAATAGGCCTCGCGCTTATTTGTGCCGTAAAAGGATATAAATGTATTCTTACAATGCCTGAATCAATGAGTGTTGAGAGGATGTCGATACTGAAAACGTTCGGCGCGGAATTGGTGCTCACGCAGGCGTCTGAGGGTATGAGGGGCGCGGTGAAGAAGGCGGAAGAAATATTTAATAACACAAAAAACGCGTTCATGCCCCAGCAATTTAAAAATCCGGCAAATCCTGATGTCCATAGAAAGACAACGGCGCAGGAGATATTGCAGGCGATGAGAGGCGCGTTTGACGCGTTTGTCGCGGGCGTGGGGACCGGTGGGACTATAACCGGTGTCGGGGAAATTTTACGCCGGGAATACCCGGATATTAAAATAATCGCTGTTGAGCCTGAAAATTCAGCCGTCCTATCGGGAAGAAATCCTGGCCCGCATAAAATACAGGGAATCGGCCCGGGATTTATTCCTGAAATATTAAACAGGAAAATTATCGATGAGATTTTTACGGTTGCTGATAAAGATGCTTATAACACTGCGCAGAAATTGGCGAAAGAGGAAGGAATCTTCTGCGGAATTTCATCGGGCGCGGCATGTTTTGTTGCATTAAATATGGCTAAAAAATTGGGAAGGAATAAAAAAGTTGTGGTTGTGTTTCCTGATACAGGCGAGAGATATTTCAGTATGCAGCAGTATTTTGAAATGTAA
- the thrC gene encoding threonine synthase, which yields MSYVKGLKCRECGRLFPKEPLYVCEYCFGPLELDYDYIQLKKIFNRELITSRAKNLWRYKELLPIDGNPIVGLESGFTPLVKASNLAKKLGVKELYIKDDSVCHPTLSFKDRVVSVAISKAKEFGFGTVACASTGNLANSVSAQAAKAGIQCFVFIPSDLEAGKVIASLIYAPRVIAVEGNYDEVNRLCTEVAAKYKWAFVNINIRPYYAEGSKTYAYEIAEQLGWKAPRHIIVPAAGGSLITKIYKGLHEFKKLDLINNVPTKIYAAQAKGCAPIVNAIKEGNEIIKPVKPNTIAKSLAIGNPADGYYAFKTVTTSGGFADDATDEEIIEGIKLLASTEGIFTETAGGVTVAVARKLIESGRIPKDESIVISITGNGLKTQEAVLGRAGNVLKIKPNIDSFEKSLS from the coding sequence ATGAGTTATGTAAAAGGTCTAAAATGCCGTGAATGCGGAAGGCTTTTCCCAAAAGAGCCTCTTTATGTCTGTGAATATTGTTTCGGGCCGCTAGAACTGGATTATGATTACATACAGTTAAAAAAAATATTTAATAGGGAATTGATAACCTCCCGCGCGAAAAATCTCTGGAGATACAAAGAGCTTTTGCCTATTGACGGGAACCCTATAGTCGGCCTTGAATCAGGGTTTACGCCTTTGGTGAAGGCGTCCAATCTCGCGAAAAAACTGGGAGTAAAGGAATTATATATTAAAGATGATTCCGTATGCCATCCGACTTTATCGTTTAAAGACAGGGTGGTATCAGTCGCGATTTCGAAGGCGAAAGAGTTTGGTTTTGGCACCGTTGCCTGTGCATCCACGGGAAATTTAGCTAACTCGGTTTCCGCGCAGGCGGCCAAAGCGGGGATACAATGTTTTGTTTTTATCCCGTCCGATCTTGAGGCGGGAAAGGTAATCGCGTCCTTAATTTATGCTCCAAGGGTTATTGCGGTTGAAGGTAATTATGACGAAGTCAACCGGCTTTGCACGGAGGTCGCGGCCAAATATAAATGGGCGTTTGTAAATATTAACATAAGGCCTTATTACGCGGAGGGTTCAAAAACTTATGCCTACGAGATTGCGGAACAATTGGGCTGGAAAGCTCCCCGGCATATTATTGTGCCGGCGGCAGGGGGGTCGTTAATAACAAAGATTTACAAGGGACTGCATGAATTTAAAAAACTGGATTTGATTAATAATGTCCCTACAAAAATATACGCGGCCCAGGCAAAAGGATGCGCGCCGATTGTGAATGCGATAAAAGAAGGAAATGAGATTATAAAACCGGTAAAGCCAAATACGATAGCTAAATCCTTGGCAATCGGGAACCCCGCGGACGGTTATTATGCTTTTAAAACGGTTACAACGAGCGGCGGCTTTGCTGATGATGCAACCGATGAAGAAATAATCGAAGGGATAAAATTGCTTGCCTCAACGGAGGGTATTTTTACAGAAACCGCGGGGGGTGTTACAGTCGCTGTTGCCAGGAAATTAATTGAATCAGGCAGGATCCCAAAAGATGAATCAATTGTAATTTCAATCACAGGAAACGGTTTAAAAACACAGGAGGCGGTTTTAGGCAGGGCGGGGAATGTTCTAAAGATAAAACCGAATATCGATTCATTTGAAAAATCGCTGTCTTAA
- a CDS encoding sulfurtransferase TusA family protein has product MAEIKSDQKLDLRGVLCPMNFVKTVLKLEEMTENEVLEVLLDDGDPVVNVPRSVKEEGHEVVGVEKLEDKGYRLIVKKK; this is encoded by the coding sequence ATGGCAGAAATAAAAAGTGACCAAAAACTTGATTTGCGCGGGGTGCTTTGCCCGATGAATTTTGTTAAGACTGTGCTAAAACTGGAGGAAATGACAGAAAATGAAGTTCTTGAAGTTTTGCTTGATGATGGAGACCCGGTTGTAAATGTGCCAAGAAGTGTCAAGGAAGAAGGTCACGAGGTTGTTGGAGTGGAAAAACTGGAAGATAAAGGATATAGATTGATTGTTAAGAAAAAATGA
- a CDS encoding 4Fe-4S binding protein, with protein sequence MNNKINPRDKSVNNKLNVAINVEELKRGGVLKLKEKGMFCIWVKTYCANLSSVQLRKVAELSEKYGRGIVLFSTRQIPMIPFVKLSDVDSIKKELKKVEVGLDRCGPRVRNINVCYEDNICGEAVTNSLSLGEKLEKYFDDPIIHKIKIGISGCSKDCIGSRVLNDICFIGTGKEGLYDVFLGGRLGLKPFVGIKMAESISENKCVKFVNNYFDLLREEGKEKERSADIINRLGEKYVQSKLVKELDKADITKIECPTHVKTEQFDRAILKIKATCGEINAGQVEKIADIAEKYGNGFIHFTIYGAPEIPGVDKNNIEKIRQELAGVNLELLDKGIGNIQTCFGGYCPKGVFDTQSLLKRIDKAAGETGFSNQDIKISASGCPNSCGIAHLSDIGFLGVVEPEINAFKCSGCGICEKACKVKAIKIINKLAVIDKTKCSYCGECIKSCPVDAVCAKRSGIKMLVGGSYGKETVLARPLAEFLSEEEALAAAKKCLQVIKEKNTKLKTIIDEFGFERFKEKIIGEKSCL encoded by the coding sequence ATGAACAATAAAATAAATCCACGAGATAAATCTGTTAACAATAAATTAAACGTGGCGATAAATGTTGAGGAACTGAAACGCGGCGGGGTTTTAAAACTGAAAGAAAAGGGGATGTTCTGCATATGGGTCAAGACTTATTGCGCCAATTTAAGTTCCGTGCAATTGAGGAAAGTGGCGGAACTAAGCGAAAAGTACGGGCGCGGTATAGTCCTTTTTTCCACCAGGCAGATTCCCATGATTCCTTTTGTGAAGCTTTCGGATGTCGATTCCATAAAAAAGGAATTAAAAAAAGTTGAGGTGGGACTGGACAGGTGCGGGCCGAGGGTCCGGAATATAAATGTCTGCTATGAAGATAATATTTGCGGGGAGGCTGTAACCAACTCTTTGTCCCTGGGTGAAAAGCTGGAGAAATATTTTGATGACCCGATAATTCATAAAATCAAAATTGGTATCTCAGGGTGTTCAAAAGATTGTATAGGTTCAAGGGTCTTAAATGATATATGCTTTATAGGAACGGGAAAAGAAGGCCTGTATGACGTATTCCTGGGGGGGAGACTTGGTTTAAAACCGTTTGTCGGGATAAAGATGGCGGAATCAATTTCCGAAAATAAGTGTGTTAAATTTGTGAATAATTATTTCGATTTATTAAGGGAAGAAGGAAAAGAGAAAGAACGTTCCGCGGACATAATAAACAGACTTGGAGAAAAGTATGTCCAAAGTAAACTTGTAAAAGAACTGGATAAAGCAGATATCACAAAAATAGAATGTCCGACACATGTCAAAACTGAACAATTTGACAGGGCAATTTTAAAAATTAAGGCGACATGCGGGGAAATTAACGCCGGTCAGGTTGAAAAGATTGCGGATATAGCGGAAAAATACGGTAATGGATTTATCCATTTTACAATCTACGGCGCCCCGGAAATACCTGGTGTCGATAAAAATAATATTGAAAAGATCCGGCAGGAACTCGCGGGAGTGAATTTAGAATTACTGGATAAGGGTATCGGCAATATACAAACCTGTTTTGGCGGGTATTGCCCGAAAGGGGTATTTGATACCCAGTCATTGCTAAAAAGAATCGATAAAGCGGCGGGGGAAACAGGGTTTTCCAATCAGGACATAAAAATTTCCGCGTCCGGCTGCCCTAATTCCTGCGGGATCGCGCATCTTTCCGATATAGGCTTTTTAGGCGTGGTTGAACCTGAAATAAACGCTTTTAAATGCAGCGGGTGCGGTATTTGTGAAAAGGCCTGCAAGGTCAAAGCGATAAAAATTATAAATAAACTCGCCGTAATCGACAAAACGAAATGCAGTTATTGCGGGGAGTGCATTAAAAGCTGTCCGGTTGACGCGGTCTGCGCGAAAAGATCGGGGATAAAAATGCTGGTTGGAGGCTCATATGGCAAAGAAACAGTTTTGGCCCGGCCTCTTGCGGAATTTTTATCAGAGGAAGAAGCTTTGGCCGCGGCGAAAAAATGTTTACAAGTGATAAAAGAGAAAAATACAAAGTTGAAAACAATAATAGATGAATTTGGATTCGAAAGGTTTAAGGAAAAAATAATTGGAGAAAAATCATGCCTATAA
- the sat gene encoding sulfate adenylyltransferase translates to MIHPHGGKLISRVIIGDEKKELEKKSKHLKKIHLTPREISDLEMIAIGGFSPLEGFMGKKDYENVINNNRMSSGLPWTIPITLAVTKEEADSVKEGEDAALVENKEHGAEGMEQRVLAILRLEEKYNYDKKKEAKLVYGTDEDVHPGVKIVYEQGDVLLGGKISVIKCPEHDKFLEYRLNPADTRRIFKERGWRRIVGFQTRNPVHRAHEYILKCALEVVDGLLLHPIVGETKSDDIPAETRMRCYKVLLEKYYPGERVLLAVNPSAMRYAGPKEAIFHAIVRKNYGCTHFIVGRDHAGVGNYYPPFAAQDIFDEFSHDEIGIVPLRFGNSFYCRRCQGIVSEKTCPHPKEDHFSLSGTKVRDLLKNGEIPPVEFTRPEIANILVEWYKQGGGR, encoded by the coding sequence ATGATTCATCCTCATGGAGGAAAGTTAATAAGCCGTGTTATAATTGGAGATGAAAAAAAAGAGCTCGAAAAAAAGTCAAAACATCTTAAAAAAATCCATCTAACACCCAGGGAAATATCCGATTTGGAAATGATCGCCATCGGCGGGTTCAGCCCGTTAGAAGGTTTTATGGGAAAAAAGGACTATGAAAATGTGATAAATAACAACCGCATGTCTTCAGGTTTGCCATGGACAATTCCAATTACTTTGGCAGTTACCAAAGAGGAAGCTGATTCAGTGAAAGAAGGTGAAGATGCCGCGCTTGTTGAAAACAAAGAGCATGGTGCAGAGGGTATGGAGCAGAGAGTTTTGGCAATTTTGCGTCTTGAAGAAAAATATAATTATGATAAAAAGAAAGAAGCAAAATTAGTTTATGGCACAGATGAGGATGTCCACCCGGGGGTAAAAATAGTGTATGAACAGGGAGATGTTTTATTGGGCGGAAAAATCAGTGTTATAAAATGTCCCGAACATGATAAGTTTTTAGAATACCGGTTAAACCCGGCTGATACGCGTAGAATTTTTAAAGAGCGCGGGTGGAGGCGGATTGTCGGTTTTCAGACAAGAAATCCGGTACACCGGGCCCATGAATACATTTTAAAATGCGCCCTGGAAGTAGTTGACGGATTATTGCTTCATCCTATTGTCGGAGAAACCAAAAGCGATGACATCCCGGCGGAAACCCGGATGAGATGCTATAAAGTATTACTGGAAAAGTATTACCCGGGGGAAAGGGTGCTCCTTGCGGTGAACCCCTCGGCTATGCGTTACGCGGGCCCGAAGGAAGCTATATTTCACGCTATTGTCAGGAAAAATTACGGATGCACTCATTTTATAGTCGGGAGGGACCACGCGGGCGTGGGAAATTATTATCCGCCTTTTGCCGCGCAGGATATTTTTGATGAATTTTCACATGATGAAATTGGTATCGTCCCGCTCCGGTTTGGAAACAGTTTTTACTGCAGAAGATGCCAGGGGATAGTTTCTGAAAAAACATGTCCTCACCCGAAAGAAGACCATTTTTCTCTCAGCGGGACGAAGGTGAGAGATCTCCTGAAAAACGGTGAGATACCTCCGGTTGAATTTACAAGGCCGGAAATCGCGAATATATTGGTGGAATGGTATAAGCAGGGTGGCGGTAGGTAG
- the thiS gene encoding sulfur carrier protein ThiS, with amino-acid sequence MPIKLILNGKPEELEKDMTVLEFLNKKNIRPEVVTVELNDKIIQRQEYQNVYLKDSDRVETVFFMGGGR; translated from the coding sequence ATGCCTATAAAATTAATATTAAACGGTAAGCCTGAAGAATTGGAAAAAGATATGACGGTGCTGGAGTTTTTGAACAAAAAAAATATACGGCCGGAAGTAGTTACTGTTGAACTTAATGACAAAATCATACAAAGGCAGGAATATCAGAATGTGTATTTAAAAGACAGCGACAGGGTGGAAACAGTGTTTTTTATGGGAGGAGGAAGGTAA
- a CDS encoding type II toxin-antitoxin system VapB family antitoxin: MSRTVIDVQDDLLIKAQKATGFKKKVDIVNYALKRLVEQKEIEKIFNLKGKVKWEGSIEEMRKGRDGSN, from the coding sequence ATGTCCAGAACAGTCATTGATGTTCAAGATGATCTTTTAATAAAAGCACAAAAAGCCACAGGCTTTAAAAAAAAAGTTGATATAGTGAATTATGCACTGAAAAGACTTGTGGAACAAAAAGAAATTGAAAAAATTTTTAATCTTAAAGGCAAAGTAAAATGGGAAGGAAGTATTGAAGAAATGAGAAAGGGCAGGGATGGTTCTAATTGA
- a CDS encoding phosphoadenylyl-sulfate reductase, producing the protein MAEDLEQKSAQEIIKWALETYQNRVALASSFGAEDVVLIDMLVKVSKENNLGEVEIFTLDTGRLPGETYNLMDKIREKYGVNLEVYFPDTKSVEDMVYEYGFNLFYNSIDLRKLCCKVRKVDPLNRALKGLDAWICGLRKEQSVTRAEVKKAEFPKDGKGIVKINPLADWTEPDVWDYIRKNDVPYNELHDKSYPSIGCEPCTRAVKPGEDVRAGRWWWETPDKKECGLHCGK; encoded by the coding sequence ATGGCAGAAGATTTGGAACAAAAATCAGCCCAGGAGATAATCAAATGGGCGCTTGAAACGTATCAAAACAGGGTCGCGCTGGCCTCAAGTTTTGGTGCGGAGGATGTTGTTTTGATAGATATGCTGGTGAAAGTTTCAAAAGAGAATAATTTGGGTGAGGTGGAAATTTTTACATTGGATACAGGCAGGCTGCCGGGAGAAACATATAATTTAATGGATAAAATCAGGGAAAAATATGGGGTAAATTTGGAGGTTTATTTCCCGGACACAAAATCCGTGGAAGACATGGTTTATGAATATGGATTCAATTTGTTTTATAATAGCATCGATTTAAGAAAACTGTGTTGTAAGGTAAGAAAAGTGGACCCGTTAAATCGCGCCCTGAAAGGTTTAGACGCTTGGATTTGCGGCCTGAGAAAAGAACAGTCTGTGACAAGAGCGGAAGTTAAAAAGGCTGAGTTCCCGAAAGACGGCAAAGGAATAGTCAAAATAAATCCGCTGGCTGACTGGACGGAACCGGATGTCTGGGACTATATAAGGAAAAATGATGTGCCATATAATGAATTGCACGACAAAAGTTATCCAAGCATAGGTTGTGAACCTTGCACCAGGGCAGTTAAACCCGGCGAGGATGTAAGAGCGGGCCGATGGTGGTGGGAGACCCCTGACAAGAAGGAATGCGGATTACATTGCGGGAAGTAA